In Rosa chinensis cultivar Old Blush chromosome 1, RchiOBHm-V2, whole genome shotgun sequence, a genomic segment contains:
- the LOC112178740 gene encoding uncharacterized protein LOC112178740 encodes MDQIKVSESETENVNRNRNHSWSPNPSSNRNPKLYVCCQEENFFRGCYGILAIDLECLMACSCDFDEDKGVEIKCASCESCPNHDLRPVGLLCGDYCDIPDCMGCCPFGSQVVFVGGELSPWAYDCRPSRKVFVYDIEDELRLQGLENGNNIKELDKSCNGVANIHHDIFYPRMMETGGDLYALGVVKCDVSVSQVYRSQSQRWEALPPPIPSFSHDFTSETLYSLLYTDNKIFLSTYFPQMPVKCFDTDRKCWIADSGFHSEVFPFVGEALVVDLDKPCKEKLVFTYDRDIINVWRLGLTDDLKGSYFTSYGFVDMKPRLLGLLENLREASKQLRLIDLGDGKICFVRARSYPVEESTVNSLGLEKVRVVIIVFKYEFDPRARALPYKILSTRAFTIMPHCKESCFVRLLKCFVR; translated from the coding sequence ATGGATCAGATCAAAGTGAGTGAATCGGAAACGGAGAATGTGAATCGGAATCGGAATCACAGTTGGAGTCCGAATCCGAGTTCGAATCGCAACCCCAAATTGTATGTATGTTGCCAGGAAGAAAACTTCTTCAGGGGCTGCTACGGCATCCTCGCCATCGATTTGGAGTGTTTGATGGCTTGCTCCTGTGACTTTGATGAAGACAAAGGTGTGGAAATCAAGTGCGCTAGCTGCGAATCCTGCCCCAATCATGATTTGCGGCCAGTCGGTTTACTCTGCGGCGATTACTGCGATATCCCCGACTGCATGGGCTGCTGTCCCTTTGGCTCCCAGGTTGTCTTCGTAGGCGGCGAGTTATCACCGTGGGCGTATGATTGCAGACCCAGCCGAAAGGTTTTCGTCTATGACATTGAGGATGAGCTCCGGCTTCAGGGCTTAGAAAACGGCAACAACATCAAGGAGTTGGACAAAAGCTGCAACGGTGTTGCAAATATCCATCATGACATATTTTATCCGCGGATGATGGAGACAGGAGGAGATCTCTATGCTCTCGGAGTTGTCAAATGTGACGTCAGTGTCTCTCAGGTATACAGGAGCCAATCGCAGCGGTGGGAAGCTCTGCCTCCACCCATACCGAGTTTCAGTCATGATTTCACTAGTGAAACTCTATATTCTCTACTTTACACGGACAACAAGATCTTTCTGTCCACCTATTTCCCACAAATGCCGGTCAAATGTTTCGACACCGACCGTAAATGCTGGATAGCTGATTCCGGCTTCCACAGTGAGGTTTTCCCCTTTGTGGGTGAGGCTTTAGTCGTGGACTTGGATAAGCCTTGCAAGGAGAAGTTGGTGTTTACCTATGATCGTGATATTATAAACGTGTGGCGATTGGGATTGACTGATGATTTGAAAGGTTCTTATTTTACCAGCTACGGGTTTGTGGATATGAAACCCAGGTTGCTTGGCTTATTGGAAAATTTGCGTGAAGCATCTAAGCAGCTTCGTCTCATCGATCTAGGAGATGGAAAAATCTGCTTTGTTAGGGCCAGGAGTTACCCGGTTGAGGAAAGTACTGTAAATTCACTAGGGCTTGAGAAGGTGCGTGTTGTTATCATAGTATTCAAATACGAGTTTGATCCGAGAGCACGAGCCTTGCCCTACAAGATCCTGTCTACCCGCGCCTTTACCATCATGCCCCATTGCAAGGAATCCTGCTTTGTCCGCCTGCTTAAATGCTTTGTGCGCTAG
- the LOC121051599 gene encoding uncharacterized protein LOC121051599, which yields MDQIKVSESETENVNRNRNHSWSPNPSSNRNPKLYVCCQEENFFRGCYGILAIDLECLMACSCDFDEDKGVEIKCASCESCPNHDLRPVGLLCGDYCDIPDCMGCCPFGSQVVFVGGELSPWSGCRPSRKVFVYDIEDELRLQGLENGNNIKELDKSCNGVANIHHDIFYPRMMETGGDLYALGVVKCDVSVSQVYRRQSQRWEALPPPIPSFSHDFTSETLYSLLYTDNKIFLSTYFPQMPVKCFDTDRKCWIADSGFHSEVFPFVGEALVVDLDKPFKEKLVFTYDRDIINVWRLGLTDDLKGSYFTSYGFVDMKPRLLGLLENLREASKQLRLIDLGDGKICFVRARSYPVEESTVNSLGLEKVRVVIIVFKYEFDPKARALPYKILSTRAFTIMPHCKESCFVRLLKCFVL from the coding sequence ATGGATCAGATCAAAGTGAGTGAATCGGAAACGGAGAATGTGAATCGGAATCGGAATCACAGTTGGAGTCCGAATCCGAGTTCGAATCGCAACCCCAAATTGTATGTATGTTGCCAGGAAGAAAACTTCTTCAGGGGCTGCTACGGCATCCTCGCCATCGATTTGGAGTGTTTGATGGCTTGCTCCTGTGACTTTGATGAAGACAAAGGTGTGGAAATCAAGTGCGCTAGCTGCGAATCCTGCCCCAATCATGATTTGCGGCCAGTCGGTTTACTCTGCGGCGATTACTGCGATATCCCCGACTGCATGGGCTGCTGTCCCTTTGGCTCCCAGGTTGTCTTCGTAGGCGGCGAGTTATCACCGTGGTCTGGTTGCAGACCCAGCCGAAAGGTTTTCGTCTATGACATTGAGGATGAGCTCCGGCTTCAGGGCTTAGAAAACGGCAACAACATCAAGGAGTTGGACAAAAGCTGCAACGGTGTTGCAAATATCCATCATGACATATTTTATCCGCGGATGATGGAGACAGGAGGAGATCTCTATGCTCTCGGAGTTGTCAAATGTGACGTCAGTGTCTCTCAGGTATACAGGCGCCAATCGCAGCGGTGGGAAGCTCTGCCTCCACCCATACCGAGTTTCAGTCATGATTTCACTAGTGAAACTCTATATTCTCTACTTTACACGGACAACAAGATCTTTCTGTCCACCTATTTCCCACAAATGCCGGTCAAATGTTTCGACACCGACCGTAAATGCTGGATAGCTGATTCCGGCTTCCACAGTGAGGTTTTCCCCTTTGTGGGTGAGGCTTTAGTCGTGGACTTGGATAAACCTTTCAAGGAGAAGTTGGTGTTTACCTATGATCGTGATATTATAAACGTGTGGCGATTGGGATTGACTGATGATTTGAAAGGTTCTTATTTTACCAGCTACGGGTTTGTGGATATGAAACCCAGGTTGCTTGGCTTATTGGAAAATTTGCGTGAAGCATCTAAGCAGCTTCGTCTCATCGATCTAGGAGATGGAAAAATCTGCTTTGTTAGGGCCAGGAGTTACCCGGTTGAGGAAAGTACTGTAAATTCACTAGGGCTTGAGAAGGTGCGTGTTGTTATCATAGTATTCAAATATGAGTTTGATCCGAAAGCACGAGCCTTGCCCTACAAGATCCTGTCTACCCGCGCCTTTACCATCATGCCCCATTGCAAGGAATCCTGCTTTGTCCGCCTGCTTAAATGCTTTGTGCTCTAG